From a region of the Castanea sativa cultivar Marrone di Chiusa Pesio chromosome 10, ASM4071231v1 genome:
- the LOC142612012 gene encoding uncharacterized protein LOC142612012, giving the protein MTVKDIRGDYRWKCELLSFDLPATIKDRIKAIPIQNYGHRKDTIMWKYTLDGEFSTKYAYLLSIHGENSSPVFKGSWIWKLDILPKITTFLWLCLHNSIHVKETVVVQVRWNKPLEGWYKLNTDGASYENPGKAGGGGIIRDSQGNWVKGYSRAIGFTTNIIAELWALRDGLNLAIQLGLTDTTTCKL; this is encoded by the exons ATGACTGTGAAAGATATCCGTGGGGATTACAGATGGAAGTGCGAGCTATTATCCTTTGATCTTCCTGCTACCATTAAGGATAGAATAAAAGCTATCCCAATTCAAAATTATGGCCATAGGAAGGATACCATAATGTGGAAGTACACTTTGGATGGTGAGTTCTCAACCAAATATGCTTATCTTTTATCTATACATGGAGAAAATTCTAGTCCGGTCTTTAAGGGGTCATGGATATGGAAGCTTGATATTCTTCCAAAGATCACTACATTCCTTTGGCTTTGCCTACACAATAGTATTCATGTGAAAGAG ACTGTTGTTGTCCAAGTTAGATGGAATAAACCTTTGGAGGGTTGGTACAAGCTCAATACTGATGGTGCTTCCTATGAGAACCCAGGAAAGGCTGGGGGAGGGGGCATTATCAGAGACAGTCAAGGTAATTGGGTGAAAGGATATTCCAGAGCTATAGGTTTCACTACCAACATTATTGCTGAACTGTGGGCTTTGAGGGATGGATTGAACTTAGCTATTCAACTAGgtcttactgacacgaccacgtgcaagctctaA